A region of Burkholderiales bacterium JOSHI_001 DNA encodes the following proteins:
- a CDS encoding beta-RFAP synthase (PFAM: GHMP kinases N terminal domain~TIGRFAM: beta-RFAP synthase) produces the protein MHPTHNVLMSAPGVHSLSAQRCGIRVAAPGRLHLGFVDPAGTLGRRFGSLGLVIDGFETEVELHPAEVEGATAFDAACAAEMHRALQHLDALRRESGLHGALQLHIKRVLPAHAGLGSGTQLALAVGTAFARLHGLAWSTPDIARITGRGLRSGVGIAGFDQGGLLLDGGPGPQGQPAPLLARGHLPSAWRVLLVTDPRLRGLSGADERAALARLAPLPREAAAQISHELLMRVLPGAALNDFDNFAAGLGQVQHLLGEHFAPAQAAGAYASPAVARVMQRLQAQGHRAVGQSSWGPTAFAFVPDAQAAELALADLRASGDLDPALGLHTVRARERGAAVAQVATPGART, from the coding sequence ATGCACCCCACGCACAATGTCCTGATGTCCGCCCCCGGTGTTCACAGCCTGTCCGCCCAACGTTGCGGCATCCGCGTGGCGGCGCCGGGCCGCCTGCACCTGGGCTTCGTGGACCCGGCGGGCACGCTGGGGCGGCGCTTCGGCAGCCTGGGCCTGGTGATCGACGGCTTCGAGACCGAAGTGGAACTGCACCCGGCCGAGGTGGAGGGCGCCACGGCCTTCGACGCGGCCTGTGCGGCCGAGATGCACCGCGCGTTGCAGCACCTGGACGCCCTGCGGCGTGAAAGCGGGCTGCACGGCGCGCTGCAACTGCACATCAAGCGCGTGCTGCCGGCCCATGCGGGCCTGGGCTCGGGCACGCAGCTGGCGCTGGCCGTGGGCACGGCCTTCGCGCGCCTGCATGGCCTGGCCTGGTCCACGCCCGACATCGCGCGCATCACCGGCCGCGGCCTGCGCAGCGGCGTGGGCATCGCGGGCTTCGACCAGGGTGGCTTGCTGCTGGACGGTGGCCCCGGGCCACAGGGCCAGCCCGCGCCCCTGCTGGCGCGCGGCCACCTGCCTTCGGCCTGGCGCGTGCTGCTGGTCACCGACCCGCGCCTGCGCGGCCTGTCCGGGGCCGATGAACGTGCGGCCCTGGCGCGCCTGGCGCCGCTGCCTCGTGAGGCCGCAGCGCAGATCAGCCACGAACTGCTGATGCGGGTGCTGCCCGGCGCGGCCTTGAACGATTTCGACAACTTCGCCGCCGGCCTGGGCCAGGTGCAGCACCTGCTGGGCGAACATTTTGCGCCCGCCCAGGCCGCCGGCGCCTACGCCAGCCCGGCGGTGGCGCGCGTGATGCAGCGCTTGCAGGCGCAGGGCCATCGCGCGGTGGGCCAAAGTTCCTGGGGCCCCACGGCCTTTGCTTTCGTGCCCGATGCGCAGGCGGCCGAACTGGCGCTGGCGGATCTGCGCGCCAGCGGCGACCTGGACCCGGCCCTGGGCCTGCACACCGTGCGCGCCCGCGAGCGTGGCGCGGCCGTCGCCCAGGTGGCCACGCCGGGCGCGCGCACCTGA
- a CDS encoding PQQ-dependent dehydrogenase, methanol/ethanol family (PFAM: Pyrrolo-quinoline quinone coenzyme N-terminus; Pyrrolo-quinoline quinone coenzyme C-terminus; PQQ enzyme repeat~TIGRFAM: PQQ-dependent dehydrogenase, methanol/ethanol family): MNFPRQKIHGILRSVCAAALVLPGLVMANADVEKNIANSKNWAMQAGDMFNQRYSKLNQINKGNVGKMQVAWTFSTGVLRGHEGSPLVVDGTMYLHSPFPNKVFAIDLDTNKILWKYEPKQDPAVIPQMCCDTVNRGLAYAEGKVILQQADSMLVALNAKTGKVVWSTKNGDPKLGAVNTNAPHVFKDKVITGISGGEWGVRGFLAAYNLSDGKPAWKGYSVGPDSEMLMDPEKTMTWTDGKMAPVGKDSSLKTWQGDQWKIGGGTTWGWYSYDKATNAVYYGTGNPSTWNPKQRPGDNKWSMTIWSRDVDTGKVNWVYQMTPYDEWDFDGINEMILADIPVKGKMTKALVHFDRNGFAYTLDRVSGALLVAEKYDPKVNWATHVDMRTGRPQVVAKYSTAQNGPDVNTKGICPAALGSKDQQPASFDPNTGLFYVPTNHVCMDYEPFKVDYVAGQPYVGATLSMFPAPGSHGGMGNYITWDAGTGKIVQSKAEKFSVWSGSLNTAGGLSCYGTLEGYLKCVDAKDISKELFKFKTPSGIIGNVFTYEHKGKQYIGVFSGIGGWAGIGMAAGLEKDTDGLGAVGGYKELNQYTELGGSLTVFALPN; encoded by the coding sequence ATGAACTTTCCAAGGCAGAAGATCCACGGGATCCTGCGTAGTGTGTGTGCGGCTGCCCTTGTCCTGCCTGGCCTGGTGATGGCCAACGCCGATGTCGAAAAGAACATCGCGAACTCCAAGAATTGGGCAATGCAAGCTGGCGACATGTTCAACCAGCGCTACAGCAAGCTGAACCAGATCAACAAGGGCAACGTCGGCAAGATGCAGGTCGCGTGGACCTTCTCCACCGGCGTGCTGCGCGGCCACGAAGGTTCGCCCCTGGTGGTGGACGGCACGATGTACCTGCACTCGCCGTTCCCGAACAAGGTGTTCGCGATCGACCTGGATACCAACAAGATCCTGTGGAAGTACGAGCCCAAGCAGGACCCGGCCGTGATCCCGCAGATGTGCTGCGACACGGTGAACCGCGGTCTGGCCTATGCCGAAGGCAAGGTCATCCTGCAGCAGGCCGACTCCATGCTGGTGGCTCTGAACGCCAAGACCGGCAAGGTGGTGTGGTCCACCAAGAACGGCGACCCGAAGCTGGGTGCGGTGAACACCAACGCCCCGCACGTCTTCAAGGACAAGGTCATCACCGGCATCTCCGGCGGCGAATGGGGCGTGCGCGGCTTCCTGGCCGCCTACAACCTGTCCGACGGCAAGCCCGCCTGGAAGGGCTACAGCGTGGGCCCCGACAGCGAAATGCTGATGGACCCCGAAAAGACCATGACCTGGACCGACGGCAAGATGGCGCCGGTGGGCAAGGACAGTTCGCTGAAGACCTGGCAGGGCGACCAGTGGAAGATCGGCGGCGGCACCACCTGGGGCTGGTACAGCTACGACAAGGCGACCAATGCCGTCTATTACGGCACCGGCAACCCGTCCACCTGGAACCCCAAGCAGCGCCCGGGCGACAACAAGTGGTCCATGACCATCTGGTCGCGTGACGTCGACACTGGCAAGGTCAACTGGGTCTACCAGATGACGCCGTACGACGAGTGGGACTTCGACGGCATCAATGAAATGATCCTGGCCGACATTCCGGTCAAGGGCAAGATGACCAAGGCCCTGGTGCACTTCGACCGCAACGGCTTCGCCTACACCCTGGACCGCGTCAGCGGCGCCCTGCTGGTGGCCGAGAAGTACGACCCGAAGGTGAACTGGGCCACGCACGTGGACATGCGCACCGGCCGCCCGCAAGTGGTGGCGAAGTACTCCACCGCGCAGAACGGTCCTGACGTGAACACCAAGGGCATCTGCCCGGCGGCGCTGGGTTCCAAGGACCAGCAGCCCGCCTCGTTCGACCCGAACACCGGCCTGTTCTACGTGCCCACCAACCACGTGTGCATGGACTACGAGCCGTTCAAGGTGGACTATGTGGCCGGCCAGCCGTACGTGGGCGCCACCCTGTCGATGTTCCCGGCCCCGGGCAGCCATGGCGGCATGGGCAACTACATCACCTGGGACGCCGGCACCGGCAAGATCGTGCAGAGCAAGGCCGAGAAGTTCTCGGTGTGGAGCGGCTCGCTCAACACCGCGGGCGGCCTGTCCTGCTACGGCACGCTGGAAGGCTACCTGAAGTGCGTGGATGCCAAGGACATCAGCAAGGAACTGTTCAAGTTCAAGACCCCGTCCGGCATCATCGGCAATGTGTTCACCTACGAACACAAGGGCAAGCAGTACATCGGCGTGTTCTCGGGCATTGGCGGCTGGGCCGGCATCGGCATGGCAGCGGGCCTGGAAAAGGACACTGACGGCCTGGGCGCCGTGGGCGGCTACAAGGAGCTGAACCAGTACACCGAACTGGGTGGCTCGCTGACCGTCTTCGCACTGCCGAACTGA
- a CDS encoding quinoprotein dehydrogenase-associated probable ABC transporter substrate-binding protein (PFAM: Bacterial extracellular solute-binding proteins, family 3~TIGRFAM: quinoprotein dehydrogenase-associated probable ABC transporter substrate-binding protein), with product MRLAPLLAGALALASAVAQAQTTPQVGRTEFKVCQDPNNMPFSNPKGEGIENRIAELFAKDLGLPVSYYSFPQRMAFVRNTLRYKLPGEDFRCDIIMGVPSGFDQVSVTKPYYRSTYALVFPKGGALDGVKSTADLLALPAATLKKLRIGVGDRSPATEWLAHHDLVDQGVPFPMLSPDPEHYPGQLIERELADNRVDAAIVWGPIAGWFAKRVKSRELVVVPMVSEKGVKFDFPMAMGVRYGEPQWKQQIEALIEKRRPEIQAILRDFGVPMLELESAPATSSAR from the coding sequence ATGAGGCTGGCTCCCCTGCTGGCCGGCGCGCTGGCGCTGGCCAGCGCAGTCGCCCAGGCGCAAACCACGCCGCAGGTCGGGCGCACCGAGTTCAAGGTGTGCCAGGACCCGAACAACATGCCCTTCTCCAACCCCAAGGGGGAAGGCATCGAGAACCGCATTGCCGAACTGTTCGCCAAGGACCTGGGCCTGCCGGTCAGCTACTACTCCTTCCCGCAGCGCATGGCCTTCGTGCGCAACACCCTGCGCTACAAGCTGCCGGGTGAAGACTTTCGTTGCGACATCATCATGGGCGTGCCCTCGGGCTTCGACCAGGTGTCGGTGACCAAGCCCTACTACCGCAGCACCTACGCGCTGGTGTTCCCCAAGGGGGGTGCGCTCGACGGCGTGAAAAGCACCGCCGACCTGCTGGCCCTGCCCGCGGCCACCTTGAAGAAGTTGCGCATCGGCGTGGGCGATCGTTCCCCCGCCACCGAATGGCTGGCCCACCACGACCTGGTGGACCAGGGCGTGCCCTTTCCCATGCTCAGCCCCGACCCCGAACACTACCCCGGCCAGCTCATCGAACGCGAACTGGCCGACAACCGGGTGGACGCCGCCATCGTCTGGGGCCCCATCGCCGGCTGGTTCGCCAAGCGGGTGAAAAGCCGCGAACTGGTGGTGGTGCCCATGGTTTCTGAAAAGGGCGTCAAATTCGACTTCCCGATGGCCATGGGCGTACGCTACGGTGAACCGCAATGGAAGCAACAGATCGAAGCCCTGATCGAAAAGCGCCGGCCCGAGATCCAGGCCATTCTGCGCGACTTCGGCGTGCCGATGCTGGAGCTGGAATCGGCACCCGCCACCTCCAGCGCACGCTGA
- a CDS encoding hypothetical protein (manually curated~non-canonical start codon), whose translation MSAAALLGACAAAQAVDAEVDRETHIRLASSVLKIEVLNRGGGYSLGSGVLIDRDEVVTSCHVTRNAQRIHVLQGGLRLAATGQSAQMRRDLCVLRVPGVLGQVVATAPTQSLKAGDAVIAVGYTGGLAPYASAGKVIAKHRHSEGQVIRSSTSFNSGASGGGLFDTQGRLLGILTFRMRGAEGQYFSVPSDWIAPALHAPSAFGPVGPLEGLAFWEATDAAQPPFLQAATLKAQQQWQSLAGLSRRWAHEDPKDGDAFHHLADALEHLGDLEGAEGALTRSALLEPDEPRGWLQLGQLRARMGRLADAGQALLRLRALAAAAAPHATEWADDLARLLDKR comes from the coding sequence CTGAGCGCAGCGGCCCTGCTGGGCGCCTGTGCAGCCGCGCAGGCCGTGGACGCTGAAGTGGACCGCGAAACCCACATCCGCCTGGCCTCCAGCGTGCTGAAGATCGAGGTGCTGAACCGTGGCGGCGGCTATTCCCTGGGCTCGGGCGTGCTGATCGACCGCGACGAGGTGGTCACCAGCTGCCACGTCACCCGCAACGCCCAGCGCATCCACGTGCTGCAGGGCGGGCTACGCCTGGCGGCCACCGGCCAGTCGGCCCAGATGCGGCGTGACCTGTGCGTGCTGCGCGTGCCCGGCGTGCTGGGCCAGGTGGTGGCCACCGCGCCGACGCAATCGCTGAAGGCCGGCGACGCGGTCATTGCCGTGGGCTACACCGGCGGCCTGGCACCCTACGCCAGCGCGGGCAAGGTGATCGCCAAGCACCGCCACAGCGAAGGCCAGGTCATCCGCAGCAGCACGTCCTTCAACTCCGGCGCCAGCGGCGGCGGCCTGTTCGACACCCAGGGACGACTGCTGGGCATCCTGACCTTCCGCATGCGCGGCGCCGAAGGCCAGTACTTCTCGGTGCCGTCGGACTGGATCGCCCCGGCACTGCACGCGCCTTCGGCCTTCGGCCCGGTGGGGCCGCTGGAAGGCCTGGCCTTCTGGGAAGCCACCGACGCCGCCCAGCCGCCTTTCCTGCAGGCTGCCACGCTGAAGGCGCAGCAACAGTGGCAATCCCTGGCCGGGCTGTCGCGGCGCTGGGCCCACGAAGACCCGAAGGACGGCGACGCCTTCCACCACCTGGCCGATGCGCTGGAACACCTGGGCGACCTGGAAGGCGCCGAAGGTGCGCTGACCCGCAGTGCGCTGCTGGAACCCGACGAACCCCGCGGCTGGCTGCAACTGGGCCAGTTGCGGGCCCGCATGGGCCGGCTGGCCGATGCCGGCCAGGCCCTGCTGCGGCTGCGCGCCTTGGCGGCAGCCGCCGCTCCCCATGCCACTGAATGGGCCGACGACCTGGCCCGACTCCTGGACAAGCGATGA
- a CDS encoding putative secreted protein (PFAM: Sulphur oxidation protein SoxZ), with product MQNKTMAHHPTRPINRRQGLALLAGGLAAPAWAQLKTGENPDASPRWLQVRNTLFAGRDIANDGDNVVRLDVPKRAADAGQMPLALRAQFDQSDARRIQRVWLVIDNNPSPVGAVFSFTRDSGRAEIETRVRVDEYSHVRAISETSDGRLHASTRFVKASGGCSAPPGNDAAAAQAMLGRMQLRVLTDHPAPGQPALAQLAISHPNDSGFAMDQLTRQFTPPHFVRRIEVQYAGQPVFSAEVDFSVSENPNLRFFFVPRGAGELKVVVVDSKDLQFTHALAFSPDGA from the coding sequence ATGCAAAATAAGACCATGGCTCACCACCCCACGCGCCCGATCAACCGCCGTCAAGGCCTGGCCCTGCTGGCCGGCGGGTTGGCTGCGCCAGCCTGGGCGCAGCTGAAAACCGGTGAGAACCCCGACGCCAGCCCGCGCTGGCTGCAGGTGCGCAACACGCTGTTCGCCGGTCGCGACATCGCAAACGATGGCGACAACGTGGTGCGGCTGGATGTGCCCAAACGCGCTGCCGACGCCGGCCAGATGCCGCTGGCCCTGCGCGCCCAGTTCGACCAGAGCGACGCGCGGCGCATTCAGCGCGTGTGGCTGGTCATCGACAACAACCCTTCGCCGGTGGGCGCGGTGTTCAGCTTCACGCGCGACAGCGGCAGGGCCGAGATCGAGACGCGCGTGCGGGTGGACGAATACAGCCATGTGCGCGCCATCAGCGAAACCAGCGACGGCCGGCTGCACGCCAGCACGCGCTTCGTGAAGGCCTCGGGCGGCTGCTCAGCCCCACCGGGCAACGACGCGGCCGCCGCGCAGGCCATGCTGGGCCGCATGCAGCTGCGGGTGCTGACCGACCACCCTGCGCCGGGGCAGCCCGCGCTGGCGCAACTGGCCATCAGCCACCCCAACGATTCCGGCTTCGCGATGGACCAGCTCACGCGCCAGTTCACGCCGCCGCACTTCGTGCGCCGCATCGAGGTGCAGTACGCCGGCCAACCGGTGTTCAGCGCCGAGGTCGACTTTTCGGTCAGCGAGAACCCCAACCTGCGCTTTTTCTTCGTGCCGCGCGGCGCCGGAGAACTGAAGGTGGTGGTGGTGGACTCCAAGGACCTGCAGTTCACGCACGCGCTGGCGTTCAGCCCAGACGGCGCCTGA
- a CDS encoding Protein of unknown function (DUF2380) (PFAM: Protein of unknown function (DUF2380)) → MRTDRPSARRFFLALPLLGLGGALPPPAPAAGPRSLVVAGFELLEDHPQPELAAEHARRLAAVEAQLRQGLAGAGLYRLVDTDASRAAIDKLRGEHAHLFDCAGCAQEIGQAAGADIVLLGWVQKVSQLILNLNVELRDTASDRVLLNKSVDMRGNNDLSWQRATNFMLRDWVEKRAANPAYGQ, encoded by the coding sequence TTGAGAACTGACCGCCCCTCGGCCCGGCGCTTCTTCCTCGCGCTGCCCCTGCTGGGTCTGGGCGGGGCGCTGCCGCCGCCAGCCCCGGCGGCCGGCCCGCGCAGCCTGGTGGTGGCCGGCTTCGAACTGCTGGAAGACCATCCGCAGCCAGAGCTGGCGGCCGAGCACGCCCGGCGCCTGGCGGCGGTGGAAGCCCAGTTGCGCCAAGGCTTGGCCGGGGCCGGTCTTTACCGGCTGGTGGACACCGACGCGTCGCGCGCGGCCATCGACAAGTTGCGCGGCGAGCATGCGCACCTGTTCGATTGCGCGGGCTGCGCGCAGGAAATCGGTCAGGCCGCCGGCGCGGACATCGTGCTGCTGGGCTGGGTGCAGAAGGTCAGCCAGCTGATCCTGAACCTGAACGTGGAACTGCGCGACACCGCCAGCGATCGCGTGCTGCTCAACAAGTCGGTGGACATGCGTGGCAACAACGACCTGTCCTGGCAGCGCGCCACGAACTTCATGCTGCGCGACTGGGTGGAAAAGCGCGCGGCCAACCCGGCCTACGGCCAGTAG
- a CDS encoding putative secreted protein (PFAM: Sulphur oxidation protein SoxZ) — protein sequence MTLSHLLRRRTWLLAAAAVAAGAGARAAPGGLPTNVAHDAGSPEWDTLRQRLFGGQAITAGQSVVQLVVPLRAAYGASVPVKVVHKFAQSPALYVKRLHLLVDKNPSPVAAVMDLTPRLGQADFETRLRVDEYSHIRVVSELSNGQLHTDSRYVKVSGGCSAPPNRDQLHNIGKTVLKLPAGVQPGQPTAAEVAVVHPNDTGFELNQQTLIYFPPHFVRSIKLSYGGQPLFNADLDFSIAENPTLRFNFVPEAGERELRAEVEDSKDGRFSGSLAVR from the coding sequence GTGACCCTCTCCCACCTGCTCCGCCGTCGCACCTGGCTGCTGGCCGCTGCCGCGGTTGCCGCTGGCGCCGGCGCCCGCGCCGCACCTGGCGGCCTGCCCACCAACGTGGCCCACGACGCCGGCTCGCCGGAATGGGACACGCTGCGCCAGCGCCTGTTCGGCGGCCAGGCCATCACCGCCGGGCAAAGCGTGGTGCAGTTGGTGGTGCCGCTGCGCGCAGCCTATGGCGCGTCGGTGCCTGTGAAGGTGGTGCACAAGTTCGCCCAAAGCCCGGCGCTGTACGTCAAGCGCCTACACCTGCTGGTGGACAAGAACCCCTCGCCGGTGGCGGCGGTGATGGACCTCACGCCGCGCCTGGGCCAGGCCGATTTCGAAACCCGGCTGCGGGTGGACGAGTACAGCCACATCCGCGTGGTCAGCGAGTTGTCGAACGGCCAGTTGCACACCGATTCGCGCTACGTGAAGGTGTCCGGCGGCTGCAGCGCGCCGCCCAACCGCGACCAGTTGCACAACATCGGCAAGACGGTGCTGAAGCTGCCCGCCGGCGTGCAGCCCGGCCAGCCCACCGCGGCCGAGGTGGCGGTGGTGCACCCCAACGACACCGGCTTCGAGCTGAACCAGCAGACGCTGATCTACTTCCCGCCGCACTTCGTGCGCTCCATCAAGCTCAGCTACGGCGGCCAGCCGCTGTTCAACGCCGACCTGGATTTTTCCATCGCCGAGAACCCGACGCTGCGCTTCAACTTCGTGCCCGAGGCCGGTGAACGCGAACTGCGGGCCGAGGTGGAAGACTCCAAGGACGGCCGCTTCAGCGGCAGCCTGGCGGTGCGCTGA
- a CDS encoding Zn-dependent hydrolase, glyoxylase (PFAM: Metallo-beta-lactamase superfamily) — MTGFFRWWLGLGLFWALAGCAALGPGGDTVSPRRVAPGVYILPGLPGEPEVDNGGRIGNVGFIVGPRGVVVVNSGTSYAHGQAVLKAIARVTDQPVKLLLLTHVHQEFVFGAAAFQARGIPVALHEDAARLMASRCENCLRSLKRLLGEPAMAGTRVVKAERRVVNGQVLDDIGRAVRVLHFGHSSGPGDIAVLDESTGTLFAGGLADVGQVPDIQDSRLPAWRQALAALGLMGLRTVVPGHGPAAEAGAALAATGRYLDALESTVRRLLAADTALSDVSDAAELPAFADWDRYATVHRRNASVLFVRFEAEALMAAPAQKPSP, encoded by the coding sequence ATGACTGGTTTTTTCCGCTGGTGGCTGGGGCTGGGCCTGTTCTGGGCCTTGGCAGGCTGCGCCGCCCTGGGCCCGGGAGGTGACACTGTGTCGCCCCGCCGGGTGGCCCCGGGCGTCTACATCCTGCCCGGATTGCCGGGTGAACCCGAGGTGGACAACGGCGGGCGCATCGGCAACGTGGGCTTCATCGTCGGCCCGCGCGGCGTGGTGGTGGTGAATTCGGGCACGTCCTACGCCCACGGCCAGGCGGTGCTGAAGGCCATCGCGCGCGTGACCGACCAGCCGGTGAAACTGCTGCTGCTGACCCACGTGCACCAGGAATTCGTCTTTGGCGCGGCGGCCTTCCAGGCCCGGGGCATCCCGGTGGCCCTGCACGAGGACGCGGCGCGGCTGATGGCGTCGCGCTGCGAGAACTGCCTGCGCAGCCTGAAGCGGCTGCTGGGCGAGCCCGCCATGGCCGGCACCCGGGTGGTGAAGGCCGAGCGTCGGGTGGTGAACGGCCAGGTGCTGGACGACATCGGCCGGGCTGTGCGCGTGCTGCACTTCGGCCATTCCAGCGGCCCCGGCGACATCGCCGTGCTGGACGAAAGCACCGGCACCCTGTTCGCCGGGGGCCTGGCGGATGTGGGCCAGGTGCCCGACATCCAGGACAGCCGCCTGCCCGCCTGGCGCCAGGCGCTGGCCGCGCTGGGGCTGATGGGCCTGCGCACCGTGGTGCCCGGCCACGGGCCGGCCGCGGAGGCGGGGGCCGCGCTGGCCGCCACCGGCCGCTACCTGGACGCCCTGGAATCCACCGTTCGGCGCCTGCTGGCGGCCGACACCGCCCTGTCCGATGTGTCCGACGCGGCGGAATTGCCCGCATTTGCAGATTGGGACCGCTATGCCACAGTGCACCGGCGCAACGCGTCGGTGCTGTTCGTGCGTTTCGAGGCCGAAGCCTTGATGGCCGCACCAGCCCAGAAACCTTCTCCGTGA
- a CDS encoding nucleoside-diphosphate-sugar epimerase (PFAM: NAD dependent epimerase/dehydratase family), with product MPRYALRKRVLVTGGAGFLGSHLCERLADAGHDVLCVDNFFTGTQDNIAGLRGHPRFELLRHDVTVPMQLEVDEIYNLACPASPVHYQFDPVQTTKVSVHGAINVLDLAKRVKARVLQASTSEVYGDPTEHPQRESYWGNVNPIGPRSCYDEGKRCAETLFFDYWRQYQVPIKVARIFNTYGPRMHPNDGRVVSNFIVQALRGEPITIYGDGSQTRSFCYVDDLIDGLMRLMASAEDFTGPVNLGNPVEIPVLELARRVVAMTGSASRIELRPLPQDDPRQRQPDITLARERLEWVPQVALEQGLARTIVFFEQMLSDGALPARP from the coding sequence ATGCCGCGCTATGCACTGAGGAAACGCGTTCTGGTCACGGGCGGCGCGGGCTTCCTGGGCTCGCACCTGTGCGAACGCCTGGCCGACGCCGGCCACGACGTGCTGTGCGTGGACAACTTCTTCACTGGCACCCAGGACAACATCGCGGGCCTGCGCGGCCACCCGCGCTTTGAACTGCTGCGGCACGACGTCACCGTGCCCATGCAACTGGAGGTGGACGAGATCTACAACCTGGCCTGTCCCGCGTCACCGGTGCACTACCAGTTCGACCCCGTGCAAACCACCAAGGTCAGCGTGCACGGTGCCATCAACGTGCTGGACCTGGCCAAGCGGGTGAAGGCGCGCGTGCTGCAAGCCTCCACCAGCGAGGTCTACGGCGACCCCACCGAACACCCGCAGCGCGAAAGCTACTGGGGCAACGTCAACCCCATCGGGCCGCGTTCCTGCTACGACGAGGGCAAGCGCTGTGCGGAGACCTTGTTCTTCGACTACTGGCGCCAGTACCAGGTGCCGATCAAGGTGGCGCGCATCTTCAACACCTACGGCCCGCGCATGCACCCGAACGACGGCCGCGTGGTGTCCAACTTCATCGTGCAGGCGCTGCGCGGCGAGCCCATCACCATCTATGGCGACGGCTCTCAGACCCGGTCCTTCTGCTATGTGGACGACCTGATCGACGGCCTGATGCGGCTGATGGCGTCGGCCGAAGACTTCACCGGGCCGGTGAACCTGGGCAATCCGGTGGAAATTCCGGTGCTGGAACTGGCGCGGCGCGTGGTGGCCATGACCGGCTCGGCCTCCCGCATCGAATTGCGCCCGCTGCCGCAGGACGACCCCCGCCAACGCCAGCCCGACATCACGCTGGCGCGCGAACGGCTGGAATGGGTGCCGCAGGTGGCGCTGGAGCAGGGCCTGGCCCGCACCATCGTCTTTTTTGAACAGATGCTCAGCGACGGCGCGCTGCCGGCGCGGCCCTGA
- a CDS encoding phospho-2-dehydro-3-deoxyheptonate aldolase (PFAM: DAHP synthetase I family~TIGRFAM: phospho-2-dehydro-3-deoxyheptonate aldolase): MSRHGTHDTTRTDDTRIDAVRPLITPALLQEDLPAPAAAEGLVETSRGAIARVLQGGDDRLLAIVGPCSIHDHDQALDYARQLKRLADHHVADLLLVMRVYFEKPRTTVGWKGYINDPHLDGSFAINEGLRMARRLLLDVLDLGLPVGTEFLDLLSPQFISDLVSWGAIGARTTESQSHRQLASGLSCPVGFKNGTDGSVKVAADAVLAAQAPHAFIGMTKMGASAIFHTRGNADCHIILRGGKKPNYHAADIQSACETLAQAGLRQQVMVDLSHANSSKQHRKQIEVAGDLAAQIAGGDARIMGVMIESHLEEGRQDIVPGQPLKRGVSVTDACISLAQTAPVLAQLAQAVRQRRERAA, from the coding sequence ATGAGCCGCCACGGCACCCACGACACCACGCGCACCGACGACACCCGCATTGACGCGGTGCGCCCACTGATCACCCCCGCGCTGCTGCAGGAAGACCTGCCCGCGCCGGCCGCCGCTGAAGGCCTGGTGGAAACCAGCCGCGGGGCCATCGCCCGCGTGCTGCAAGGCGGCGACGACCGGCTGCTGGCCATCGTGGGTCCCTGCTCCATTCACGACCACGACCAGGCCCTGGACTACGCACGCCAGCTCAAGCGGCTGGCCGACCACCATGTGGCCGACCTGCTGCTGGTGATGCGGGTGTATTTCGAGAAGCCCCGCACCACCGTGGGTTGGAAGGGCTACATCAACGACCCGCACCTGGACGGCAGCTTCGCCATCAACGAAGGCCTGCGCATGGCGCGCCGCCTGCTGCTGGACGTGCTGGACCTGGGCCTGCCGGTGGGCACCGAATTCCTGGACCTGCTGTCGCCGCAGTTCATCAGCGACCTGGTGAGTTGGGGCGCCATCGGCGCGCGCACCACCGAAAGCCAGAGCCACCGCCAACTGGCCAGCGGCCTGAGCTGCCCGGTGGGTTTCAAGAACGGCACCGACGGCAGCGTGAAAGTGGCAGCCGACGCGGTGCTGGCCGCGCAGGCGCCGCACGCCTTCATCGGCATGACCAAGATGGGCGCCAGCGCCATCTTCCACACCCGCGGCAACGCCGACTGCCACATCATCCTGCGCGGCGGCAAGAAGCCCAACTACCACGCCGCCGACATCCAGTCCGCCTGCGAGACCCTGGCCCAGGCCGGCTTGCGCCAGCAGGTGATGGTGGACCTGTCGCACGCCAACAGCAGCAAGCAGCACCGCAAGCAGATCGAGGTGGCGGGCGACCTGGCCGCGCAGATCGCGGGGGGCGACGCCCGCATCATGGGCGTGATGATCGAAAGCCACCTGGAAGAAGGCCGCCAGGACATCGTGCCCGGGCAGCCGCTGAAACGCGGCGTTTCGGTCACCGACGCCTGCATCAGCCTGGCCCAGACCGCGCCGGTGCTGGCGCAATTGGCGCAGGCGGTGCGCCAGCGGCGGGAACGGGCGGCCTGA